A stretch of the Harpia harpyja isolate bHarHar1 chromosome 5, bHarHar1 primary haplotype, whole genome shotgun sequence genome encodes the following:
- the GPR20 gene encoding G-protein coupled receptor 20, producing the protein MPTSSTQLPALDSINSTQQPNSSIYLFSKFIHPDKELYTEFYSLWIALMVVNAIIFLVGVVLNSLALYVFCFRTKTKTTSVIYTINLIVTDLLVGFSLPVRIIMFYSAGDCLNCSLVHIFGYFVNMYCSILFLTCICVDRYLAIVQVEASRKWRNPTCAKGICVFIWIFATVVTFSILTMAIQFAACCLSKILVLMVCEYFFPLIIIIFFTTRIMCALSKPSLMHQSRERRMRAVQLLITVLIIFMICFTPFHVRQVAISVNPDMPHDVSLLVYHVTVTLSSLNSCMDPIVYCFVTNNFQSTMKNIFRKTEPEQTNVDILGMNKNSKGSNAITAFSNTIGSPLSLPSPSSVQI; encoded by the coding sequence ATGCCGACGTCCTCCACCCAGCTGCCAGCCCTTGACTCTATCAACTCCACCCAGCAACCCAACTCCAGCATCTACTTGTTCTCCAAGTTCATCCACCCTGACAAAGAACTGTACACAGAATTTTACAGCCTGTGGATTGCCCTGATGGTAGTCAATGCCATCATTTTCCTGGTGGGTGTTGTGCTAAACAGCTTGGCGCTGTACGTCTTCTGCTTCCGTACCAAGACAAAAACCACCTCTGTTATTTACACCATCAACCTGATTGTTACTGATCTCTTGGTGGGCTTTTCCTTGCCTGTCCGGATCATCATGTTCTACAGTGCAGGGGACTGCCTGAATTGTTCCTTGGTTCATATCTTTGGCTACTTTGTCAACATGTACTGCAGCATCCTCTTCTTGACATGCATCTGCGTTGACCGTTATCTGGCAATCGTACAGGTGGAGGCCTCACGTAAATGGAGGAACCCCACCTGTGCCAAGGGGATCTGCGTCTTCATTTGGATCTTTGCCACTGTGGTGACTTTCTCCATTCTGACCATGGCAATACAGTTTGCTGCATGCTGTCTCTCAAAGATTCTGGTCCTGATGGTCTGTGAGTACTTCTTCCCCCTCATCATAATCATCTTCTTCACCACCAGGATTATGTGTGCCCTGTCCAAGCCCAGCCTCATGCACCAGAGTCGGGAGAGGAGAATGAGGGCTGTGCAACTCCTCATCACCGTCCTCATCATCTTCATGATCTGCTTCACTCCTTTTCACGTGCGACAGGTAGCAATCTCCGTCAACCCAGACATGCCCCATGATGTCAGCCTCCTCGTCTACCATGTGACAGTGACTCTGAGTAGCCTCAACAGCTGCATGGACCCCATTGTCTACTGCTTTGTCACCAATAACTTCCAGTCAACCATGAAAAACATCTTCAGGAAAACCGAGCCAGAGCAAACCAATGTGGACATCCTGGGTATGAACAAGAACTCCAAGGGCTCCAATGCAATCACTGCCTTCTCAAACACAATAGGAAGCCCTTTGAGCTTGCCATCACCAAGCAGTGTCCAGATATAA